A genomic segment from Roseibium algicola encodes:
- a CDS encoding phytanoyl-CoA dioxygenase family protein: protein MDKRVDHLAYFNATSCDVEDFRQLVSQKLDDGIVPHAYKVVAGIPVYRVADLETVLAGSESRSRLMAEWAQVMRLHSGVLVLEEAYKDVTPIDRATQVYNRIIAEEKAASGGGADHFAAAGANDRIWNSLQKLCLEAPDVFADYFANPAIDAVCEAWLGPNYQMTAQVNLVRPGGKAQQAHRDYHLGFQSAEDCARYPAHVHDLSQVMTLQGAVAHTDMPIESGPTKLLPFSQLYRPGYAAYRLEAFKEFFEQHYVQMPLRKGDAVFFNPALFHAAGDNSSADIQRMANLLQVSSAFGRAMESVDRDAMCRALYPVLLAQIGQETISGTRLEAAVSACAEGYSFPTNLDRDPPVGGLAPETQKQLFLRALQDRMPAADFEAALLARAERRQA, encoded by the coding sequence ATGGACAAACGGGTCGATCATCTGGCGTATTTCAACGCCACCAGTTGCGATGTCGAGGACTTCAGGCAACTTGTGTCGCAAAAACTGGACGACGGCATCGTGCCGCACGCCTACAAGGTGGTTGCCGGTATTCCCGTCTACCGGGTTGCCGATCTGGAGACCGTACTCGCAGGTAGCGAAAGCCGTAGCCGGTTGATGGCAGAATGGGCGCAGGTTATGCGGCTGCACTCGGGTGTGCTGGTGCTGGAGGAGGCATATAAGGATGTCACCCCGATAGACCGGGCAACGCAGGTCTACAACCGGATCATCGCCGAGGAGAAAGCTGCTTCAGGCGGCGGTGCGGATCATTTTGCAGCTGCCGGCGCAAACGACCGGATCTGGAACTCACTGCAGAAACTCTGCCTGGAAGCCCCCGATGTCTTCGCGGATTATTTTGCCAATCCTGCCATCGATGCCGTTTGTGAAGCCTGGCTCGGGCCGAACTACCAGATGACGGCCCAGGTCAATCTTGTACGTCCGGGCGGCAAGGCGCAGCAGGCACATCGGGATTACCACCTTGGTTTCCAGTCAGCAGAAGACTGCGCACGTTATCCGGCCCATGTGCACGACCTGTCACAGGTCATGACCCTGCAAGGGGCGGTCGCGCATACAGACATGCCGATTGAAAGCGGTCCCACGAAGCTCTTGCCGTTTTCACAGCTTTATCGTCCGGGCTACGCTGCCTACCGGCTGGAGGCATTCAAGGAGTTTTTTGAACAGCATTACGTGCAGATGCCATTGCGCAAGGGCGATGCGGTGTTCTTCAACCCGGCACTGTTCCACGCCGCCGGTGACAATTCCAGTGCAGATATCCAGCGCATGGCAAACCTGCTTCAGGTGTCCTCGGCCTTCGGACGCGCCATGGAAAGTGTGGACCGGGATGCCATGTGCCGGGCGCTCTATCCCGTGCTCCTGGCGCAAATCGGACAGGAAACAATATCAGGTACCAGACTGGAGGCGGCTGTTTCCGCGTGTGCGGAAGGATATTCCTTCCCGACCAATTTGGACCGGGATCCGCCTGTAGGCGGGCTGGCGCCCGAGACACAGAAGCAGCTTTTCCTAAGGGCCCTGCAGGACAGAATGCCGGCAGCGGATTTCGAAGCGGCTCTTTTGGCCCGGGCGGAGCGCCGGCAAGCCTGA
- a CDS encoding LacI family DNA-binding transcriptional regulator, producing MTHRFPIKEIALQAGLSTATVDRVMNGRAHVSPQTRRRVEDAIAELEQQEGQLAARGRRLFFDVVMEAPNRFSREVRLACESVLTDLHPIAIRPRFTFTETMSAAECSAILQRIAKRGSQGICLKVRDTEEVRHMIAGLADRRIPVVTVFTDLPASRRLAYVGLDNRSAGKTAAYLMHKLLPANGTVLTTLSQHTFQGEEERYEGFRQELDRLRPECRLVDASGGGGLNPETRREVAEKLGSSPPISGVYSMGGGNRAILQALSEVGQMPRVYVAHDLDKDNLELLRQEQLTLVLHHDLQSDMNTAFRHLLAYHGIGTSPSGETSDVQVVTPLNIPSRFNEPA from the coding sequence ATGACCCATCGCTTCCCGATCAAGGAAATCGCCCTTCAGGCAGGCCTCAGCACTGCCACGGTTGACCGCGTGATGAACGGGCGAGCACATGTCAGCCCGCAAACCCGTCGCAGGGTTGAGGATGCGATTGCAGAACTGGAACAACAGGAAGGTCAGCTGGCTGCCAGGGGGCGGCGGCTCTTCTTCGATGTGGTTATGGAAGCGCCGAACAGGTTCAGCAGAGAAGTGCGTCTTGCCTGTGAAAGCGTGCTGACAGATCTGCATCCGATCGCGATCCGCCCCAGGTTCACTTTCACCGAAACCATGTCGGCAGCCGAATGCAGCGCGATTCTGCAGCGGATTGCAAAGCGAGGCAGCCAGGGCATCTGCCTCAAGGTGCGCGATACAGAGGAAGTCCGGCATATGATCGCAGGACTGGCAGACCGCAGAATCCCTGTCGTCACCGTCTTTACCGACCTTCCCGCATCCCGGCGGCTTGCCTATGTTGGCCTGGATAATCGCAGCGCCGGCAAAACCGCAGCCTATCTCATGCACAAGCTCCTGCCGGCGAACGGAACGGTTCTGACGACGCTCAGCCAGCACACCTTTCAGGGCGAGGAGGAGCGCTACGAGGGTTTCAGGCAGGAACTGGATCGTCTGCGCCCGGAATGCAGATTGGTGGATGCCAGCGGCGGCGGCGGCCTCAATCCCGAAACACGGCGGGAGGTTGCCGAGAAGCTGGGCTCCTCTCCACCGATTTCCGGCGTCTATTCCATGGGAGGCGGCAACAGGGCTATTTTGCAGGCCTTGTCCGAGGTGGGCCAGATGCCAAGGGTCTATGTCGCGCACGATCTGGACAAGGACAATCTCGAGCTTCTCCGGCAGGAGCAGCTGACGCTGGTGCTTCATCACGACCTGCAGTCAGACATGAACACGGCGTTTCGTCATCTCCTGGCATACCACGGCATCGGCACGTCTCCCTCCGGCGAAACGAGCGATGTTCAGGTTGTCACCCCCTTGAACATCCCTTCCAGGTTCAATGAACCAGCCTGA
- a CDS encoding TetR/AcrR family transcriptional regulator, translating into MAETRPQSTSRLEKSAKRRQMIVETAAGLFIEKGFHQTGMRDIAGKAGISLSNLYNHFKGKNEIIAAISELETVELDPLLRRLEDTSKNRMERLLQFGAEYFDLCSSPAHAALSAEIVAEAFRNPEIGGLFEQTRARLVQAVANCLPTFEENPATSAELVLGLIERSGQNAVSRDVSTRKQLRQSMLAFVERAVGTELKHG; encoded by the coding sequence ATGGCCGAAACCAGGCCGCAATCCACCAGCCGTCTGGAGAAATCCGCCAAGCGTCGGCAGATGATCGTCGAAACGGCTGCGGGTCTTTTTATCGAAAAGGGGTTTCACCAGACGGGCATGCGCGACATCGCGGGAAAGGCGGGGATCAGCCTCAGCAATCTCTATAATCACTTCAAGGGCAAGAACGAGATCATCGCAGCCATCTCGGAACTGGAAACTGTCGAACTTGATCCCTTGCTGAGGCGGCTTGAAGACACGTCAAAAAATCGGATGGAAAGACTGCTGCAATTTGGGGCGGAGTATTTCGATCTCTGTTCTTCGCCGGCACATGCCGCGTTGAGCGCGGAAATCGTTGCCGAGGCCTTCAGAAATCCCGAGATCGGCGGCCTGTTCGAACAAACCCGGGCCCGGCTCGTTCAAGCGGTTGCCAACTGCCTGCCAACGTTTGAAGAAAACCCTGCCACGTCGGCCGAACTGGTTCTTGGTTTGATCGAACGCAGTGGCCAGAATGCCGTTTCCAGAGATGTTTCGACCAGAAAACAGCTCAGGCAATCCATGTTGGCTTTTGTCGAACGCGCAGTTGGCACAGAGCTGAAACACGGTTGA
- a CDS encoding sterol desaturase family protein gives MYSDLELRLQEAAVVFNGIEILALVFLLVLASETVWDRFTGYRQSLSETGANLIIGLVYGLLERTAYGLIVVIAVFLAEPFALWDLPMNGLTWVLAIVVADLTYYWMHRCEHRVRLFWTYHSVHHSSPEFNFTTALRLAWTEALFEWMFFIPMVIVGFDPVQVIAGLAVVVAYQSWIHTEKVRRLGWLESILNTPSHHRVHHGSNPEYLDKNYGGILIVWDRLFGTYTPERTKVVYGITDPLNTSNPITINFRDFIRLGTDALNAPSLAQALKMLMKPPGWTPTRDTALPADQSDTQMQSPAGSSQGEHHDEH, from the coding sequence ATGTATTCTGATCTGGAACTTCGCCTTCAGGAGGCGGCTGTTGTCTTCAACGGTATTGAAATTCTGGCGCTGGTCTTTCTTCTTGTTTTGGCTTCCGAAACCGTGTGGGACCGGTTTACCGGCTACCGTCAATCGCTATCGGAAACCGGCGCAAATCTGATTATCGGTCTTGTCTACGGTCTGTTGGAACGAACCGCATACGGGCTGATCGTCGTGATTGCCGTTTTCCTTGCAGAACCGTTCGCGCTTTGGGACCTGCCCATGAACGGCTTGACATGGGTGCTTGCGATCGTGGTCGCTGATCTGACGTACTACTGGATGCATCGCTGCGAGCACCGGGTACGGTTATTCTGGACCTATCACAGCGTTCATCATTCCTCGCCTGAGTTCAACTTCACGACGGCTCTGCGTCTGGCCTGGACCGAAGCGCTGTTCGAATGGATGTTTTTCATTCCCATGGTGATTGTCGGCTTCGACCCTGTGCAGGTGATCGCAGGCCTTGCCGTTGTGGTGGCCTATCAATCGTGGATCCATACCGAAAAGGTCAGACGGCTCGGGTGGCTTGAAAGCATTCTGAACACACCGTCGCATCATCGCGTGCACCACGGCAGCAATCCGGAGTATCTCGACAAGAACTATGGCGGCATCCTGATCGTCTGGGACCGGCTCTTTGGAACCTACACACCCGAGCGTACCAAGGTTGTCTATGGGATCACCGATCCGCTCAACACATCCAATCCGATCACCATCAACTTTCGAGACTTCATTCGTCTTGGCACAGATGCACTCAATGCCCCTTCCCTCGCCCAGGCTCTGAAGATGCTCATGAAACCTCCCGGCTGGACACCGACGCGCGATACGGCTCTTCCCGCGGACCAGTCCGACACTCAAATGCAGTCGCCTGCTGGTTCCAGCCAAGGGGAACACCACGATGAACATTGA
- a CDS encoding alpha/beta hydrolase family protein gives MNIDLLLATFAGYLAVFGLSDRPQDPKVRDYPIETIQIRTASGTAVLDAELTLPKGRGRVPAVVLITGSGPQDKNEEIAGHKPFLVLSDHLTKSGYAVLRYDDRGVGRSTGDFATATPQDLASDAAAALAYVKSHPRVLSEKTGYIGHSEGGYLAPIAQQIEPAAFHVYLAGPALPLVPDVMRTQVQDIGRAEGLSDEVIAGQSRAVNEISSALLKSGTPAELREDITKALKNSGASGSQIRQNLAVWATPWASAYARHDPVAQLAGLTIPVLALFGEHDLQVSARENSPVMRRALTHPLSDVRTLPGLNHLFQPTRTGRINEYIRIATTIDSTALQAIATWLDMIVQVP, from the coding sequence ATGAACATTGATCTGCTTCTGGCGACTTTTGCCGGCTATCTGGCGGTCTTCGGACTGAGCGACCGGCCACAGGACCCGAAGGTCCGCGACTACCCCATTGAAACCATCCAGATCAGAACTGCGTCCGGCACCGCCGTTCTGGATGCCGAGCTGACCTTGCCAAAAGGGAGGGGGCGCGTTCCTGCGGTGGTACTCATCACCGGTTCCGGCCCACAGGACAAGAATGAAGAAATTGCGGGCCACAAACCTTTTCTCGTGCTTTCAGATCACCTGACGAAATCCGGCTATGCCGTGCTGCGTTACGACGACCGCGGCGTGGGCCGGAGCACGGGAGACTTTGCGACAGCAACCCCGCAGGATCTCGCGAGCGACGCAGCCGCCGCGCTTGCCTATGTGAAGTCTCATCCGCGTGTTCTTTCCGAAAAAACCGGATACATCGGCCACTCGGAAGGCGGCTATCTCGCGCCGATCGCGCAGCAGATCGAACCGGCCGCCTTTCATGTTTATCTTGCAGGCCCTGCCCTGCCGCTTGTTCCCGATGTCATGCGCACTCAGGTTCAGGATATCGGGCGTGCGGAAGGCCTGTCCGATGAAGTCATTGCCGGACAGAGCCGCGCGGTGAATGAGATCAGCTCCGCTCTTTTGAAATCCGGAACACCGGCAGAATTACGCGAGGACATCACGAAGGCCTTGAAGAACTCGGGGGCGAGCGGTTCCCAGATCAGGCAAAACCTGGCTGTCTGGGCGACGCCCTGGGCTTCCGCCTACGCGCGGCACGATCCGGTTGCGCAGCTGGCAGGCCTGACCATTCCGGTGCTGGCACTTTTCGGTGAGCACGACTTGCAGGTCTCCGCCAGGGAGAATTCACCTGTCATGCGAAGGGCCCTCACCCACCCGCTCTCGGATGTCAGAACGCTGCCTGGCCTCAATCACCTGTTCCAACCAACGCGAACCGGACGTATCAACGAGTATATCCGGATAGCAACGACCATCGATTCTACCGCATTGCAGGCGATTGCGACATGGCTCGATATGATCGTGCAGGTGCCATAA
- a CDS encoding helix-turn-helix transcriptional regulator: protein MRRADRLFQIVQYLRGGRLVRARQLSEWLEVSERTIYRDVADLQASGVPIEGAAGVGYIMRDGYELPPLMFTRDEIVALLAGARLIRAWGGAAMARAAEEAMIKIDAVLPEKMRVRQNEVEIHAFAPEMTPQIRAHIDFLEAAADGRRRLFVAYCDSKGEPTDRTIRPLGLWFWGKVWTLVAWCELRQDFRMFRLDRISEMRETGDRFDPEPGKTLKDFYRGMEAENYGNTGG, encoded by the coding sequence ATGAGACGCGCCGACCGCCTTTTCCAGATCGTGCAATATCTGCGCGGCGGCCGGCTCGTGCGGGCACGTCAGCTGTCCGAATGGCTGGAAGTATCCGAACGCACCATCTATCGCGATGTTGCCGACTTGCAGGCATCCGGCGTGCCGATCGAAGGTGCAGCTGGTGTCGGCTACATCATGCGGGATGGCTATGAACTGCCACCACTCATGTTCACTCGGGATGAAATTGTCGCTCTACTCGCCGGTGCGCGTCTGATCCGTGCCTGGGGCGGGGCTGCCATGGCCCGGGCCGCCGAAGAGGCGATGATCAAGATCGACGCCGTCCTGCCGGAAAAGATGCGGGTGCGTCAGAACGAAGTCGAGATCCACGCGTTCGCGCCAGAGATGACACCGCAAATCCGGGCTCATATCGATTTTCTGGAAGCGGCTGCCGATGGCCGCAGGCGCTTGTTCGTGGCGTATTGCGACAGCAAGGGGGAGCCGACCGATCGTACGATCCGCCCTCTCGGTCTGTGGTTCTGGGGCAAGGTCTGGACACTGGTTGCCTGGTGCGAATTGCGCCAGGACTTCCGTATGTTCCGTCTGGACCGGATTTCCGAGATGCGGGAGACGGGAGACCGGTTTGATCCGGAACCCGGCAAGACGCTGAAGGATTTCTATCGGGGCATGGAGGCGGAAAACTACGGCAACACCGGGGGGTGA
- a CDS encoding VOC family protein, with protein MTFAPDHFNVWMEIPVSDLDKAVSFYNDVFKTELRRVIDMGPNEIAIFPTKEQGGIAGHLYPGKPAQNGTGPTIHLACPDTLEETMERFAAKGGEIISDPAAIPAGRFAYGIDPDGNSIGMFAR; from the coding sequence ATGACTTTTGCACCCGATCACTTCAACGTCTGGATGGAGATACCCGTCTCCGATCTGGACAAGGCGGTCAGCTTTTATAACGACGTTTTCAAAACGGAGCTTAGACGTGTCATCGACATGGGACCAAATGAGATCGCAATCTTTCCGACCAAGGAGCAGGGTGGGATTGCAGGTCACCTTTACCCGGGAAAACCCGCGCAGAACGGAACCGGACCAACCATTCATCTCGCCTGCCCGGACACCCTGGAAGAAACGATGGAACGGTTCGCTGCCAAGGGGGGAGAGATCATTTCCGATCCGGCTGCCATTCCGGCGGGGCGCTTTGCCTATGGCATCGACCCGGACGGAAATTCCATCGGCATGTTCGCACGCTGA
- a CDS encoding HupE/UreJ family protein: MKRWQMILFSLLLLLTNFTPAFAHFSEGTKVRTLLVSREGDTLTVYVRVPAPLVFSDLVGRSQVEQVPLVSPFLRLEQTPDSERYRVDLGAIDSNRSAFEDRLRNALVFSQAGLALPVEIIGFTIHASRPDQDIDTAVAAQSALSEAFPNEDPLFGTAVIDYALRLESSDPTGVLQVQSGYAPLIPGPGIAIDNHLVDARITPPVSTTAPGQLEEPERFDGSRLSTFMHFIHQGTLHILEGLDHVFLVIALALGVGATRRLIYLVTAFTIGHSVTLIATFLGATPSWPWFIPLVETAIAASVLYAAIAAMVRKSGSVIVFAAIGLLHGLGFSFVLADILGRGAPDLIPALLAFNIGIEFGQLIILAVTLSIVLLLRKTAEPALQPLRLGALSGIAILSAWWVIERLPGLLISA; the protein is encoded by the coding sequence ATGAAACGCTGGCAGATGATCCTTTTCAGCCTCTTGCTTCTGCTGACAAACTTCACGCCTGCCTTCGCGCATTTTTCGGAAGGTACCAAGGTGCGCACGCTTCTGGTCTCCCGTGAAGGTGACACGCTGACTGTTTATGTGCGGGTGCCCGCTCCGCTTGTCTTCTCGGATCTCGTCGGTCGCTCGCAGGTCGAACAGGTACCACTGGTCTCGCCGTTTCTTCGCCTGGAACAAACCCCTGACAGTGAGCGCTACCGGGTTGATCTCGGCGCGATCGACAGCAATCGATCTGCCTTTGAAGACCGGTTGCGCAACGCCCTCGTCTTTTCGCAGGCGGGCCTTGCCCTGCCGGTGGAGATCATCGGGTTTACGATTCACGCCAGTCGACCTGATCAGGACATCGACACAGCTGTTGCCGCCCAATCCGCATTGAGCGAAGCTTTCCCGAATGAAGACCCGCTCTTTGGTACGGCAGTCATCGACTACGCGCTCAGGCTGGAAAGCAGCGATCCGACCGGTGTCCTTCAAGTGCAGTCGGGGTACGCCCCCCTGATCCCGGGGCCCGGCATAGCCATCGACAATCATCTGGTCGATGCCCGCATCACCCCTCCGGTTTCGACCACCGCTCCCGGGCAACTGGAAGAACCTGAGCGGTTCGACGGATCCCGGCTCAGCACGTTTATGCATTTCATCCACCAGGGCACCCTGCATATTCTGGAAGGCCTTGATCACGTCTTTCTGGTGATTGCGCTGGCTCTGGGCGTCGGGGCAACGCGGAGACTGATTTACCTCGTCACCGCCTTCACGATCGGGCACTCAGTCACGCTGATTGCCACCTTCCTCGGGGCAACACCTTCCTGGCCATGGTTCATCCCGTTGGTGGAGACGGCCATTGCCGCTTCCGTTCTTTATGCGGCCATCGCGGCAATGGTCCGGAAGTCGGGCTCGGTGATCGTCTTCGCCGCGATCGGCCTGTTGCACGGCCTCGGCTTTTCCTTCGTTCTTGCGGACATACTCGGCCGGGGCGCACCGGATCTCATACCCGCGCTGCTGGCATTCAACATCGGCATCGAATTTGGCCAGCTGATCATTCTCGCCGTAACGCTCTCCATCGTCCTGCTTCTGCGAAAGACAGCTGAACCCGCCCTGCAACCCTTGCGGCTCGGCGCGCTGTCGGGGATTGCGATCCTGTCGGCCTGGTGGGTCATCGAGCGCCTGCCCGGATTGCTGATTTCGGCCTGA
- a CDS encoding EAL domain-containing protein: protein MLLIAWVGVAYDGQSELQKQTADLLGIWQSNIDRGNKLYGALERLPEDDCSDAHLKTLNTLVYNDNHITNIWFFPDGDTNAACSSSFGRFEPAHNFGPPEKAQLFRDGRETWYRVPFDKAEGVDSVTVIKKGRYGVSFYQTGNLATAADDMFYVSSVEDPYTVLFHANGNAGLLKQYRDNYGPMFGNVYAQACGEGDVRLCYLTMIPASRIVQQNIGLLAIFAVFGIVTGGLVFLRVKRIVRDRHSPAGRIRHAIANGGKGFEPHYQPILSLDTMKCEGCEVLARFEDAQGKLFPDEFVNIIQQENLTWEFTEIIIAKALRDLKPLLAGRPGFKVSVNFFQADLEDEQIQSVIQSPVFAMATEAGLSLCCEILETGIRSGTSIAKSLEYLRSIGCLIAIDDFGTGYSNLAQIKALKPDLVKIDKMFVDDLGSTTDTARGAFVQAILGIASAHGMKVCAEGVETMDQLASLRNRDVDYAQGYFFAKPMPIRDFSLYLLEQTLKEKMPTSGRLAKLKPVSG from the coding sequence ATGTTGCTTATAGCCTGGGTCGGTGTCGCCTATGACGGGCAAAGCGAACTGCAGAAACAGACGGCAGACCTTCTTGGCATCTGGCAGTCCAACATAGACCGTGGAAACAAGCTCTACGGAGCGCTGGAAAGACTTCCCGAAGACGATTGCAGCGACGCGCATTTGAAAACGCTGAACACGCTCGTCTACAACGACAATCACATTACCAATATCTGGTTTTTTCCGGACGGCGACACGAACGCCGCCTGCTCTTCGAGCTTCGGGCGTTTCGAACCTGCCCACAATTTCGGCCCGCCTGAAAAGGCTCAACTGTTCCGCGATGGCAGGGAGACCTGGTACAGGGTGCCCTTCGACAAGGCCGAGGGTGTCGACAGCGTTACAGTGATCAAGAAGGGCCGCTACGGCGTTTCATTCTACCAGACCGGCAACCTGGCAACGGCCGCCGACGACATGTTCTATGTGTCGAGTGTTGAAGACCCTTACACGGTTCTGTTCCACGCCAATGGAAACGCGGGTCTTTTGAAGCAATACCGCGACAACTACGGCCCGATGTTCGGCAACGTCTATGCACAGGCCTGCGGCGAAGGCGATGTCAGGCTGTGTTACCTGACCATGATCCCTGCCAGCCGGATCGTTCAGCAAAATATCGGCCTGCTCGCGATTTTTGCGGTCTTCGGCATCGTCACCGGCGGGCTCGTTTTCCTGAGGGTGAAACGGATCGTGCGTGACCGCCATAGCCCGGCCGGACGGATCCGTCACGCGATCGCCAACGGCGGCAAAGGTTTCGAGCCGCACTACCAGCCCATCTTGTCGCTCGACACGATGAAATGCGAAGGCTGTGAGGTTCTGGCCCGGTTCGAAGATGCCCAGGGCAAGCTTTTCCCGGATGAATTCGTGAACATAATCCAGCAGGAGAACCTGACCTGGGAGTTTACCGAGATCATCATAGCCAAGGCACTGCGCGACCTGAAACCGCTGCTTGCGGGACGGCCGGGTTTCAAGGTGTCCGTCAATTTCTTCCAGGCGGATCTGGAAGACGAACAGATCCAGTCCGTTATTCAGTCGCCGGTTTTTGCGATGGCGACGGAAGCCGGTCTTTCCCTTTGCTGCGAGATCCTGGAAACCGGGATCCGGTCCGGTACCAGCATTGCAAAATCGCTGGAATACCTGCGCAGCATCGGCTGCCTGATCGCAATTGACGACTTCGGCACCGGCTATTCCAACCTTGCCCAGATCAAGGCGCTCAAGCCCGATCTGGTGAAGATCGACAAGATGTTCGTCGATGATCTCGGTAGCACCACCGATACGGCCCGCGGCGCCTTTGTTCAGGCGATCCTCGGCATTGCTTCGGCACATGGCATGAAAGTCTGTGCGGAGGGTGTCGAGACGATGGACCAGCTCGCGTCCCTCAGGAACCGAGATGTGGACTACGCCCAGGGCTATTTCTTTGCCAAACCGATGCCCATCCGGGACTTCTCCCTCTACCTTCTGGAACAGACCTTGAAGGAAAAGATGCCGACGAGCGGACGCTTGGCAAAGCTCAAGCCTGTCAGCGGCTGA
- a CDS encoding YdcH family protein encodes MSHVPHELHEEFPEAADTLHALKTSDAHFARLADEYHTVNREVHRIETDVEPASDDVLEDLKKKRLNLKDQIAAILAATANTVS; translated from the coding sequence ATGAGCCACGTGCCACACGAGTTACATGAAGAATTTCCGGAAGCCGCAGACACTTTGCATGCGTTGAAAACAAGTGATGCCCATTTCGCCCGGCTGGCGGATGAATATCACACCGTCAATCGCGAAGTGCACCGCATCGAGACAGATGTGGAACCGGCATCCGACGATGTCCTGGAAGACCTGAAAAAGAAGAGACTAAATCTGAAAGACCAGATTGCTGCCATCCTGGCGGCAACGGCTAACACCGTGTCCTGA